A window from Cytobacillus sp. FSL H8-0458 encodes these proteins:
- a CDS encoding MerR family transcriptional regulator — protein sequence MNTSAAAKLLGVSPSTIQRWVKQLELRTERNELGHYLFTEEDISLLRQVQDQLNQGIILQDVTVKGKKTRKGTVHGETAAAPAMEKIYLKISELEKRLNGKADDVVSYQLLQHRSEIEELQKENARLLKRIEVLEARTAVKNRDIPPDTLLVFDQEKPRKKLKKRNIFTMLFGF from the coding sequence ATGAATACGAGTGCTGCTGCCAAATTATTAGGGGTTTCACCAAGCACTATTCAGCGATGGGTTAAACAACTGGAACTCCGGACGGAACGCAATGAATTGGGCCATTACTTATTTACGGAAGAAGACATTAGCCTGCTGAGACAGGTGCAGGATCAGCTTAATCAGGGGATTATATTACAGGATGTTACTGTAAAGGGTAAAAAGACGAGAAAAGGTACGGTCCATGGCGAAACAGCTGCTGCTCCGGCCATGGAGAAAATATATCTAAAAATCAGCGAGCTTGAGAAGCGGCTGAACGGAAAAGCAGATGATGTGGTGTCTTATCAGCTGCTTCAGCACCGCAGCGAAATAGAGGAACTGCAGAAGGAAAATGCACGTCTGCTTAAACGAATAGAGGTGCTTGAAGCCAGGACAGCCGTTAAAAATCGGGACATCCCTCCTGATACCCTTCTGGTTTTTGATCAGGAGAAGCCACGGAAGAAA